A DNA window from Patagioenas fasciata isolate bPatFas1 chromosome 1, bPatFas1.hap1, whole genome shotgun sequence contains the following coding sequences:
- the SNU13 gene encoding NHP2-like protein 1 produces MSEAEVNPKAYPLADAQLTKTLLDLVQQSCNYKQLRKGANEATKTLNRGIAEFIVMAADAEPLEIILHLPLLCEDKNVPYVFVRSKQALGRACGVSRPVIACSITIKEGSQLKPQIQSVQQAIERLLV; encoded by the exons ATG AGCGAGGCAGAAGTGAACCCCAAAGCTTACCCCCTGGCTGATGCACAGCTCACCAAAACGCTACTGGATCTTGTGCAGCAATCCTGCAACTATAAGCAGCTACGCAAGGGAGCCAATGAAG CCACCAAAACACTGAACCGAGGGATAGCAGAGTTCATTGTGATGGCAGCAGATGCAGAGCCCTTGGAGATCATCCTGCACCTCCCTCTTCTCTGCGAGGACAAAAATGTACCTTATGTGTTTGTGCGCTCCAAGCAAGCCCTAGGCCGGGCATGTGGTGTTTCCCGGCCTGTCATCGCCTGCTCCATCACCATCAAGGAGGGATCACAGCTAAAGCCTCAGATTCAATCTGTCCAGCAAGCTATAGAAAGACTGTTGGTCTAA